One region of uncultured Methanolobus sp. genomic DNA includes:
- the nifB gene encoding nitrogenase cofactor biosynthesis protein NifB gives MENEKADDCKIEINKDEDIKRVIAQHPCYSKEAQHKFGRIHLAVAPKCNIQCNYCDRKFDCVNESRPGVTSEVLSPQAALEKTKQVLEAYPFIKVVGIAGPGDPLANDETFETLELIKKEFPDVTLCLSTNGLVLPERMDDLLRVGVTTLTVTMNAIDPEIEAQLIGHISYKGKIYRGLEAAEIMVKNQLEGIRMAVEAGLVVKINTVLVPGINDEHIVELAQKINELGVFIMNVMPLICQAKFADRTAPTPAECKAVQDKCAPYVQQMRHCRQCRSDAYGLIGQDMSQMSEERRNIIKVDMKKKSSCGKE, from the coding sequence ATGGAAAATGAAAAAGCAGACGATTGTAAGATAGAAATCAACAAGGATGAAGATATAAAGAGAGTGATAGCACAGCATCCTTGTTATTCCAAAGAAGCCCAACACAAGTTTGGAAGAATCCACCTTGCAGTAGCTCCGAAATGCAATATTCAGTGCAATTATTGTGATCGTAAGTTTGACTGCGTAAATGAGAGCAGACCGGGTGTTACAAGTGAAGTACTGAGCCCGCAGGCAGCTCTTGAAAAGACAAAGCAGGTACTTGAGGCTTACCCATTTATCAAGGTTGTTGGCATTGCAGGACCTGGAGATCCTCTGGCTAACGATGAGACATTTGAGACGCTGGAACTCATCAAGAAGGAGTTCCCTGATGTGACTCTCTGTCTCAGTACAAATGGCCTGGTACTTCCGGAGAGGATGGACGATCTTCTCAGGGTAGGAGTAACAACGCTGACAGTAACTATGAATGCAATCGACCCTGAGATCGAGGCACAGCTTATAGGCCACATATCCTACAAGGGAAAGATCTACAGAGGTCTTGAGGCTGCTGAAATAATGGTGAAAAACCAGCTTGAAGGTATCAGGATGGCCGTAGAAGCTGGTCTTGTTGTTAAGATCAACACGGTTCTTGTACCGGGCATCAACGATGAGCATATTGTTGAACTTGCTCAGAAGATCAATGAACTTGGTGTCTTCATAATGAATGTGATGCCACTTATCTGCCAGGCAAAGTTTGCTGACAGGACAGCACCAACACCAGCAGAATGTAAGGCTGTTCAGGACAAGTGTGCACCTTATGTCCAGCAAATGAGACACTGTCGCCAGTGCAGGTCTGATGCATACGGACTTATCGGTCAGGACATGTCACAGATGAGTGAAGAGCGCAGGAACATTATTAAGGTTGATATGAAAAAGAAGAGTTCATGTGGAAAGGAGTAA
- a CDS encoding methanogenesis marker 2 protein — protein sequence MNIEELAANLRNFEGVTRKKPIADIVSIFETVRSEYGEVIDDFGDDAAIIDIGTDDVILFAADAIWGRIINKSPWWTGYTSVVVNVNDISAMGGRPLAMVNVMSSSNLESTEEIMKGIRDGIRKFGVPMVGGHIHPDTPYNSLGVAIIGIAKKDCVIRSDSANPGNVIIVAYDMDGRVGKNSPYSWDTTSFKDADVVRERFMVMQEIGEKKLATAGKDISNPGTIGTLGMLCEVSRVGASVDLSKIPCPEGVDFEQWLKIYPATGYVVTAEAGHSNECVEVFENAGLKAAVVGEINDSHIIDIFNGSDRAVVFDFEESGITGI from the coding sequence TTGAATATTGAAGAGCTTGCGGCAAATTTAAGGAACTTTGAAGGCGTCACCAGGAAAAAACCGATAGCAGATATTGTTAGTATATTCGAGACTGTCAGGTCAGAATACGGTGAGGTCATAGATGATTTTGGTGATGATGCAGCTATCATAGATATAGGAACCGATGATGTAATTCTGTTTGCAGCCGATGCCATATGGGGCAGGATCATCAACAAGAGCCCCTGGTGGACTGGTTATACTTCAGTTGTTGTCAACGTGAATGATATTTCCGCAATGGGCGGTCGTCCCCTTGCAATGGTCAATGTGATGTCTTCCAGCAATCTGGAATCCACAGAAGAGATCATGAAAGGAATTCGTGATGGAATTAGAAAATTCGGAGTTCCAATGGTAGGAGGCCACATTCATCCGGATACCCCATACAATTCACTTGGGGTTGCTATAATTGGAATTGCAAAGAAAGACTGTGTTATCAGAAGTGATAGTGCAAATCCCGGAAACGTTATAATAGTTGCCTATGACATGGATGGTCGTGTTGGCAAGAACTCACCTTATAGCTGGGATACAACATCTTTCAAGGATGCTGATGTTGTGCGTGAGCGTTTCATGGTCATGCAGGAGATAGGAGAAAAGAAACTGGCAACTGCGGGAAAAGATATCAGCAACCCCGGAACAATCGGCACGCTTGGCATGCTCTGTGAGGTTAGCAGGGTCGGTGCTTCAGTCGATCTTAGCAAGATCCCCTGTCCTGAAGGTGTTGATTTTGAGCAGTGGCTTAAGATATATCCTGCAACCGGATATGTTGTTACTGCAGAGGCCGGACATTCTAACGAGTGTGTTGAGGTTTTTGAAAATGCAGGGCTGAAGGCTGCTGTAGTTGGTGAGATCAACGATAGCCACATCATTGATATTTTTAATGGCAGCGACAGAGCTGTTGTCTTTGACTTTGAGGAAAGCGGAATAACAGGAATATGA
- a CDS encoding radical SAM protein, with product MRLIDLSDEKGQIRVEFGGCNMKCPYCVHIHQPVKEWTVDEVLDYARKSTTENVYLGGAEPTLQKDLMPLIEGLHEMGKQVILKSNGMKPDVLEKAFPFVYGFVLEIKAPVDDVKAVMEVTGMSEKRTQKYLELLSESMTIAKQKWLRVWIRVIPEYVNIETMPRILPDLKGASEVMLYQFMSNPDFDLPFMGHDSPTPAWDELKELGNLVIEKVPQVRLVGDRGKLVLTK from the coding sequence ATGAGATTAATTGATTTATCCGATGAGAAAGGGCAGATAAGGGTTGAATTTGGGGGCTGTAATATGAAGTGCCCCTATTGTGTTCACATACATCAGCCTGTAAAAGAATGGACTGTGGATGAAGTACTGGATTATGCCAGGAAGTCTACGACCGAAAATGTATATCTGGGGGGTGCGGAGCCAACCCTGCAGAAAGACCTGATGCCTTTAATAGAGGGCCTCCATGAGATGGGGAAACAGGTTATTCTGAAATCCAATGGCATGAAACCTGATGTACTTGAAAAGGCCTTTCCTTTTGTGTATGGCTTTGTGCTTGAGATCAAAGCACCTGTAGATGATGTAAAGGCAGTGATGGAAGTTACCGGGATGTCTGAAAAAAGGACACAAAAGTACCTTGAACTTCTAAGTGAATCCATGACCATTGCAAAGCAGAAGTGGCTCAGAGTGTGGATACGCGTCATTCCTGAATATGTGAATATTGAAACCATGCCTCGCATATTGCCAGACCTTAAGGGTGCCTCTGAAGTGATGCTATACCAGTTCATGAGTAATCCTGATTTTGACCTGCCTTTCATGGGTCATGATTCACCAACACCTGCCTGGGATGAATTAAAAGAACTTGGAAATTTGGTTATTGAAAAGGTCCCTCAGGTGAGACTTGTTGGAGACAGGGGAAAACTGGTACTGACAAAATAG
- a CDS encoding DUF5611 family protein, translating into MQEYKLKRGFKPEMDRIYECLTENFPGEIKEEDGKYVTSYGVLSKITVWIEGKKLAVDTEADTSLTDDELILDSNKRFRDFLLAATGYTAKERLKQAKKEVSK; encoded by the coding sequence ATGCAGGAATACAAGTTAAAGCGTGGTTTTAAACCTGAGATGGATAGGATTTACGAGTGCCTTACAGAGAATTTTCCAGGTGAGATAAAGGAAGAAGATGGAAAGTATGTAACTTCCTATGGTGTTCTTTCCAAAATTACGGTATGGATAGAAGGTAAGAAACTGGCTGTTGATACGGAAGCTGATACTTCTCTGACAGATGATGAACTTATTCTTGATTCTAACAAGCGTTTCAGAGATTTTCTTTTAGCAGCTACAGGCTACACTGCTAAGGAGCGCCTGAAGCAGGCAAAGAAGGAAGTTTCCAAGTAA
- a CDS encoding chorismate pyruvate-lyase family protein — protein sequence MDFLEKLKSFDIPTCLRICAGTDGSVTFLLEIMTRYPTAVVTEFQHIIPADEQIAELFDVNVGADINERVVTLTADDVPYVFARSLSAIEKMPEAVRSDMMKADIPIGRILRDHDIETRRDFENIELIEDEPLFGAQKLLSRSYRIVHHSGVLMWINEKFPVDTRWCL from the coding sequence ATGGACTTTCTTGAAAAACTGAAGAGCTTTGATATTCCGACCTGCCTGAGAATTTGTGCAGGGACCGATGGTTCGGTGACCTTCCTTCTGGAAATAATGACCAGGTATCCCACTGCTGTTGTCACTGAGTTTCAGCATATTATTCCTGCGGATGAGCAAATTGCTGAACTGTTCGATGTGAACGTGGGTGCGGATATAAATGAACGCGTGGTGACCCTCACTGCTGATGATGTACCATATGTGTTCGCCCGTTCACTGTCGGCTATTGAAAAGATGCCTGAGGCTGTGCGCTCTGATATGATGAAGGCTGACATTCCAATAGGCAGGATATTGCGTGACCACGATATTGAGACTCGCAGGGACTTTGAAAATATTGAGCTTATTGAAGATGAGCCTCTGTTCGGGGCTCAAAAGTTGCTTTCACGTTCTTATCGTATTGTCCACCACAGCGGTGTGCTTATGTGGATCAATGAGAAGTTCCCTGTTGACACACGCTGGTGTTTATAA
- a CDS encoding RDD family protein translates to MKCEKCGSDINEMSNSCSNCGFAPQMVTVELYAGFWKRFIAYLLDSIILAIPLFIVSIIFAVLINGIAMLLFFGDSSMGSNPALDIMFVIVGLIPSVLIFILLLLYFAVFESSNWQATPGKKIIGIKVVDIQGERIAFGKALLRNVGRIASSILCIGYIIIGFTQKKQGLHDMIAGTLVVNAD, encoded by the coding sequence TTGAAATGTGAAAAATGTGGTTCGGATATTAATGAAATGTCTAATTCCTGCAGCAATTGTGGTTTTGCTCCGCAGATGGTAACTGTTGAATTATATGCAGGATTTTGGAAAAGGTTTATTGCTTACTTATTGGATTCGATAATCCTTGCTATTCCTTTATTTATCGTTTCCATTATATTTGCGGTTTTAATTAATGGGATTGCAATGTTACTATTCTTTGGTGATAGTAGTATGGGTTCGAATCCGGCATTAGATATTATGTTTGTTATTGTTGGATTAATACCATCTGTACTAATATTCATACTTTTGTTGCTTTACTTTGCAGTATTCGAAAGCTCCAACTGGCAGGCAACTCCGGGTAAAAAGATAATAGGTATTAAAGTAGTAGATATTCAGGGAGAAAGGATTGCATTTGGCAAAGCACTCTTAAGAAACGTGGGAAGGATTGCTTCCTCTATATTGTGCATAGGTTACATCATTATAGGCTTTACCCAGAAAAAGCAGGGTCTGCATGACATGATTGCCGGAACCCTTGTGGTCAATGCAGATTAA
- a CDS encoding DUF5658 family protein, which produces MSFVKDMWSVLLLYFIGDTLTTLYALQTGNFYEGNPILSNIFHTYGFTSLIPLKIGFLFVMYHVYNNADRYYWNITRYSVACIGLIATLSNTVTVVHG; this is translated from the coding sequence ATGTCTTTTGTGAAAGATATGTGGTCGGTGTTGCTTCTCTATTTTATAGGCGATACTCTAACTACTTTATATGCATTACAGACAGGGAATTTTTATGAAGGAAATCCGATATTATCCAACATTTTCCACACATATGGCTTTACTTCACTTATTCCTTTGAAGATCGGCTTTTTGTTTGTCATGTACCATGTCTATAACAATGCAGACCGCTATTACTGGAATATAACGAGATACTCTGTTGCCTGTATAGGACTTATCGCAACATTGAGTAATACAGTGACGGTTGTTCATGGGTAG
- a CDS encoding type 1 glutamine amidotransferase family protein: MTKIAYLYVLDTMADWESGFLIAELNTGRAFRKDAEKYTVKTVGLTKEPIVTMGGMHIIPDISIDELATDNTGVLILPGGDTWLESIHDPLIGKVNDFLDAGILVAAICGATMGLAKAGLLDKRTHTSNDLEFLKSVCPNYAGETFYSNEPAVTGENVITATGIAPLEFAREVLRELDVLSAETLEAWYNLYATHEKKYFYALMESLEK; this comes from the coding sequence ATGACTAAAATTGCTTATCTGTACGTACTTGACACAATGGCTGACTGGGAGTCAGGTTTTTTGATAGCTGAACTGAATACAGGGCGTGCATTCAGAAAAGATGCGGAAAAGTATACTGTCAAAACAGTGGGTCTTACGAAAGAACCTATTGTAACAATGGGTGGAATGCATATTATTCCTGATATTAGTATAGACGAATTAGCAACTGATAACACAGGTGTATTGATCCTGCCCGGCGGTGACACCTGGCTTGAATCAATCCATGATCCCCTGATTGGCAAAGTAAACGATTTTCTGGATGCCGGTATTCTGGTGGCTGCCATCTGCGGCGCAACAATGGGACTTGCAAAGGCAGGTCTGCTTGACAAACGGACACACACGAGTAATGATCTTGAATTCCTGAAATCAGTTTGCCCGAATTATGCCGGTGAAACATTCTATAGCAATGAACCTGCTGTTACCGGTGAAAATGTAATTACCGCTACCGGCATTGCTCCACTGGAATTTGCACGTGAGGTACTGAGGGAGCTGGATGTTTTATCAGCAGAGACACTGGAAGCATGGTATAACCTGTATGCTACTCATGAAAAAAAGTATTTCTACGCACTCATGGAGTCACTGGAAAAATAG
- a CDS encoding ATP-binding protein, whose protein sequence is MDIKGKLKNAIIDWHERDLPSLQRRGYKLDLNTPHVNDIVGVRRCGKTFYMYQLIQELLEQGVPKSNILYLNLDDDRLQPINGNELQLLIETFREIRDIQNSSGEDRLYLFLDEVQSYPSWERWVKGVYDRKQNVKIVISGSNASLLSQDISSLLTGRHLSTRMFPFSFAEFLEYHSVDYDVKTLPYSEDRVVIKRMFSEYLVNGGFPETIIHPSMPSHELLQSYFDDIIYRDIISRHGIRNPQVFKDLALFCISNIARPHTYNSLRRLFANYSSLSTDSLINYINYLEDAFLLFSVSHYDDSLKQQMSKPRKLYCIDNGMINAVSFKLSSDTGRLYENMVFIQLLRSGQEVYYWQNQKGHEVDFVTKKGLEPTQLVQVCYDLSDPETKEREINGLLAGMKNFEMDEGLIITSDKFGEEETEGKKVRYVPLWYWILEEKN, encoded by the coding sequence GTGGATATCAAAGGAAAGCTTAAGAATGCAATAATCGACTGGCATGAAAGAGATTTACCATCGTTGCAAAGGCGTGGGTATAAGCTCGACCTTAACACACCACATGTAAATGACATTGTGGGCGTAAGGAGGTGCGGCAAGACATTTTATATGTATCAGTTGATACAGGAACTGCTAGAGCAGGGAGTTCCAAAGAGTAATATCTTATATCTGAATCTTGATGATGACCGACTCCAGCCGATTAATGGTAATGAGCTTCAGCTTCTGATAGAAACATTCAGGGAGATTCGGGACATACAGAACAGTTCGGGTGAAGATCGTCTGTATCTATTCCTTGATGAGGTTCAAAGTTATCCGTCATGGGAGCGATGGGTAAAAGGTGTCTATGACAGGAAACAAAATGTGAAGATAGTTATAAGCGGTTCAAATGCTTCCCTGCTTTCGCAGGATATATCCTCTTTGCTGACAGGCAGGCATTTGAGTACACGGATGTTTCCGTTTAGTTTTGCTGAGTTCCTTGAGTATCATTCCGTAGACTACGATGTGAAGACACTTCCGTATTCAGAAGACAGGGTTGTTATAAAGCGGATGTTTAGCGAGTATCTGGTAAACGGAGGTTTCCCGGAGACGATAATTCATCCTTCAATGCCGTCTCATGAGCTGCTCCAGTCCTATTTCGATGATATAATATACCGTGATATTATCTCAAGACATGGCATCAGGAATCCGCAGGTGTTCAAAGATCTTGCACTGTTCTGCATATCGAATATCGCCAGACCCCATACTTACAATTCCCTCAGGCGTCTCTTTGCTAATTATTCGTCCCTGAGCACCGATTCCCTGATAAATTACATCAACTACCTTGAGGATGCGTTCCTGCTTTTCAGTGTCTCTCACTATGATGATTCCCTGAAACAGCAGATGAGTAAACCCAGAAAGTTGTATTGCATCGATAATGGCATGATCAATGCCGTCTCCTTCAAGCTCTCATCCGACACCGGCAGACTATACGAGAATATGGTTTTCATCCAGCTCTTACGTTCAGGCCAGGAGGTCTACTACTGGCAGAACCAGAAAGGCCATGAGGTTGATTTCGTCACAAAGAAAGGCCTTGAACCCACACAATTGGTACAGGTCTGCTATGACCTGTCTGACCCCGAAACAAAAGAACGAGAAATAAACGGCCTCCTCGCTGGCATGAAGAATTTTGAGATGGATGAAGGGTTAATAATCACATCTGATAAGTTTGGCGAGGAAGAGACAGAGGGGAAGAAGGTGCGGTATGTGCCGTTGTGGTATTGGATATTGGAAGAGAAAAACTGA
- a CDS encoding NYN domain-containing protein produces MEENGTHDKLAVLIDADNAQPSIIEGLMDEIAIYGVASVKRIYGDWTSPSLVSWKESLLDHSIQPIQQFAYTTGKNATDSSLIIDAMDLLYTEKLDGFCIVSSDSDFTRLSQRIRESGLKVYGFGERKTPVAFISACDKFIFTENLRKEEASTSEVSESSKSEKKYIEKLRGNAKLVNHLRNAVEDSADEEGWAFLAEVGGNLIKRNPAFDPRTYGYKKLGELVEATNLFDIDRRTHGGSGKSVLIYVRDKRNKEKK; encoded by the coding sequence ATGGAAGAAAATGGAACTCACGATAAACTTGCTGTACTGATAGATGCTGATAATGCACAGCCTTCAATTATAGAGGGTTTGATGGATGAGATCGCCATCTATGGTGTTGCCAGTGTGAAGAGAATATATGGGGACTGGACGTCACCAAGCCTGGTTTCGTGGAAGGAATCACTGCTTGACCATTCTATTCAACCTATTCAGCAATTTGCATATACCACAGGGAAGAATGCAACTGACAGTTCGCTAATCATTGATGCCATGGACCTCCTTTATACGGAAAAACTGGATGGTTTCTGCATTGTTTCAAGTGACAGTGATTTTACACGTTTGTCCCAGAGGATAAGAGAATCGGGACTTAAAGTCTATGGTTTCGGAGAAAGGAAAACACCTGTGGCTTTTATCTCAGCCTGTGACAAGTTCATCTTTACTGAAAACCTGAGAAAAGAAGAAGCATCTACATCTGAAGTTTCAGAATCCTCCAAATCAGAAAAAAAGTATATTGAAAAACTTAGAGGGAATGCAAAACTTGTGAATCACCTGAGAAATGCGGTAGAAGATTCTGCTGATGAAGAAGGATGGGCGTTCCTTGCTGAAGTTGGTGGAAATCTTATCAAACGCAATCCTGCCTTTGACCCGAGAACCTATGGTTACAAAAAACTTGGAGAGCTGGTGGAAGCAACAAACCTGTTCGATATCGACAGAAGAACGCATGGTGGTTCAGGAAAAAGTGTGTTGATATATGTGAGAGATAAGAGGAATAAAGAAAAGAAGTGA
- a CDS encoding RimK/LysX family protein, with translation MKINDLKAILKFSSREEAIFGRFDLPKDAFYPMILSLKTGGAWSYSTDDLKSISVMKIFTDYDKESKTGHTIEEVWLLLNPEYVSKEGTVHRLEKCGGKDERSLVTRPYSVTLKAERIIVASISTAKKKIYLKESPEKTVSFSGPSAFYAAHEMEHLEHVEIEGLPMWALEYEEVTD, from the coding sequence ATGAAAATCAACGATCTGAAAGCAATTCTCAAATTCAGTTCAAGAGAAGAAGCCATATTTGGAAGATTCGATCTCCCCAAAGATGCATTCTATCCCATGATCCTTTCACTGAAAACAGGGGGTGCATGGAGCTATTCCACAGATGACCTGAAAAGCATCTCCGTAATGAAAATCTTTACAGATTATGATAAAGAAAGCAAAACAGGTCACACCATTGAAGAAGTATGGTTGTTACTGAACCCTGAGTATGTATCAAAAGAAGGCACTGTTCACCGGCTGGAAAAATGCGGCGGAAAAGATGAACGTTCCCTTGTTACCCGACCTTATTCAGTTACACTAAAGGCTGAAAGGATAATAGTTGCTTCTATCAGCACAGCAAAAAAGAAAATATACTTGAAAGAATCACCGGAAAAAACCGTATCCTTTTCAGGTCCGTCCGCTTTCTATGCTGCACATGAGATGGAGCATCTGGAACATGTAGAAATCGAAGGACTTCCTATGTGGGCTCTTGAATATGAGGAAGTAACTGACTGA
- a CDS encoding tetratricopeptide repeat protein: protein MGMLDDVKSKKKQKAAENWTKMADSAKTTEKQIEYYTKSLDVDPYNAEAWFKKGKALEKVGRFEEAKKSFDLAIEIDPDYQGLIGGSHGSSAEMSNAHFMEEDAYEPETAEPVIEEEMMEEESISEPEIIHTEPEEISDESISSYSPPVGDESVFSNVVSGENTDNVSPSDSNHDSVEEQEVREEFVEDIAAEPELTSDFGPESVSESQAEPETISEQDSGYESRGEPEENVFGSSPVPQPEPTEHDVISGSPPVDKNDESVFSSPSSPVAQEPVSSYTAEENVIGRKGAETIRSAPVSAPSSTPVAASVPPVSDSPKRQAAGYESSSGSIAGSKPIAISGADLVDIRIPLNETIKFWAIGIVAMLIVLILSKVL from the coding sequence ATGGGAATGTTAGATGACGTAAAATCAAAGAAAAAGCAGAAAGCTGCTGAAAACTGGACGAAAATGGCCGATTCGGCCAAAACAACTGAAAAACAAATAGAATATTACACCAAATCGCTTGATGTCGATCCTTATAATGCGGAAGCATGGTTCAAGAAAGGCAAAGCTCTGGAAAAAGTAGGAAGATTTGAAGAAGCAAAAAAGAGTTTTGATCTTGCCATAGAAATCGATCCTGATTACCAGGGCCTGATAGGCGGATCACATGGCTCGTCAGCAGAGATGTCTAATGCTCACTTTATGGAAGAAGATGCGTATGAACCTGAAACTGCTGAACCTGTAATCGAAGAAGAAATGATGGAAGAAGAGTCCATTTCCGAGCCTGAAATCATCCATACAGAACCAGAGGAAATTTCCGATGAAAGTATTTCATCATACAGCCCACCAGTTGGTGATGAATCCGTATTCAGCAACGTAGTTTCAGGAGAGAATACTGACAATGTTTCTCCTTCGGATTCAAATCATGATTCTGTAGAAGAGCAGGAAGTCCGGGAAGAATTTGTTGAAGACATAGCCGCAGAGCCCGAATTAACATCCGATTTCGGACCGGAGTCAGTTTCAGAATCCCAGGCAGAACCTGAAACCATTTCTGAACAGGATTCAGGATATGAATCCCGTGGAGAGCCTGAAGAGAATGTTTTCGGAAGCAGTCCTGTTCCCCAACCAGAACCCACGGAACATGATGTAATCTCAGGTTCACCGCCAGTTGATAAAAATGATGAATCCGTATTCTCATCACCATCTTCACCAGTTGCCCAGGAGCCGGTTTCGTCTTACACAGCCGAAGAAAATGTCATTGGAAGGAAGGGGGCTGAGACAATAAGGTCTGCACCTGTAAGTGCTCCTTCAAGCACACCTGTGGCCGCTTCGGTGCCTCCGGTGTCAGACTCACCAAAAAGGCAGGCAGCAGGATATGAATCATCTTCCGGTAGTATAGCAGGTTCAAAACCAATTGCAATTTCAGGAGCTGATCTTGTGGATATAAGAATACCATTAAATGAAACGATCAAATTCTGGGCAATAGGCATTGTTGCAATGCTAATTGTACTGATTCTCTCTAAGGTCCTTTAA
- a CDS encoding fumarylacetoacetate hydrolase family protein, whose amino-acid sequence MFGRFRYNNNTFYGEVHDGKVASVEGSFMECELSDLEILPPSTPSKVVCVGLNYHDHAKELGLSVPDEPILFIKPPSSVIGQHGKIMCPKTSKRVDYEAELAIVIGKRCKNITYGRAYDVIAGFTCFNDVTARDLQQKDGQWTRSKSFDTFAPVGPFVVPVEDFNPEDASIVTRVNGEVMQDSNISNLIFDIPYLLEFISGIMTLEVGDIIATGTPPGVGELHPGDVVEVEIEGIGTLVNEVA is encoded by the coding sequence ATGTTCGGACGATTCAGGTACAATAATAACACATTTTACGGAGAAGTGCATGACGGTAAAGTTGCTTCTGTAGAAGGCTCTTTCATGGAGTGTGAACTCTCAGATCTGGAAATACTTCCACCTTCAACTCCTTCCAAGGTAGTATGTGTGGGTCTGAATTATCATGACCATGCAAAAGAACTTGGTCTTAGTGTTCCTGATGAACCAATACTTTTCATAAAGCCACCATCTTCTGTAATCGGACAGCACGGAAAGATCATGTGTCCGAAGACAAGCAAAAGGGTTGATTATGAAGCAGAACTTGCAATAGTGATCGGCAAAAGATGCAAGAACATAACATATGGCCGTGCCTACGATGTTATTGCCGGTTTTACCTGTTTTAATGATGTTACTGCCCGTGATCTCCAGCAGAAAGATGGCCAATGGACCAGGTCTAAAAGTTTTGATACTTTTGCACCGGTGGGGCCTTTTGTAGTTCCTGTCGAGGACTTCAACCCGGAGGATGCTTCCATTGTGACCCGGGTAAATGGCGAAGTAATGCAGGATTCAAATATCAGCAATCTAATATTTGATATCCCTTATCTGCTGGAGTTCATTTCAGGAATAATGACACTGGAAGTCGGTGATATTATTGCAACAGGAACTCCTCCCGGAGTTGGAGAACTTCATCCAGGAGATGTTGTTGAAGTAGAAATTGAAGGAATAGGAACATTGGTCAACGAGGTTGCATAA